Proteins encoded together in one Triticum dicoccoides isolate Atlit2015 ecotype Zavitan chromosome 7B, WEW_v2.0, whole genome shotgun sequence window:
- the LOC119338409 gene encoding uncharacterized protein LOC119338409, with protein sequence MGSRLGRRVLHFANLPIKLMLPPAPLSSVQEFAVRTVPSASKVDIRRCLESVYGFSIAEVRTLNMEGKKHRRGPFLAAKPDYKKAYVTLQAPLSVSPDIFPIGAILGERERKASAAAARRKVVEGAEVEGEREGKGKHWMEDEREGFSRAGCGKIVYGNPGRLGNKRRGRARANEQADEKGGNFPWNGMQLATEKPARKRHYPPKAQGGMVLKQRSHRGSALRGKS encoded by the exons ATGGGTAGCAGGCTGGGCCGCCGCGTGCTCCACTTCGCCAACCTCCCCATCAAGCTCATGCTCCCCCCGGCCCCCCTATCCTCCGTCCAGGAGTTCGCTGTCAGGACCGTCCCCTCCGCCTCCAAGGTCGACATCCGCCGCTGCCTCGAGTCCGTCTACGGCTTCTCCATCGCCGAAGTCCGCACCCTCAACATGGAGGGAAAGAAGCACCGCCGAGGACCCTTCCTCGCCGCCAAGCCAGACTACAAGAAGGCCTACGTCACTCTTCAGGCCCCGCTCtccgtttcccccgacatcttcccCATCGGCGCGATCCTCGGGGAGAGGGAACGGAAGGCCAGCGCAGCCGCGGCGAGGAGGAAGGTTGTGGAAGGGGCAGAGgtcgagggggagagggaggggaagGGGAAACATTGGATGGAGGACGAGAGGGAGGGCTTCTCCAGGGCCGGATGCGGCAAGATCGTGTATGGGAACCCTGGGAGGCTGGGGAACAAGAGGAGGGGACGTGCCAGGGCGAATGAGCAAGCTGACGAAAAGGGGGGAAACTTCCCGTGGAACGGGATGCAGCTGGCTACCGAGAAACCTGCTAG GAAAAGACACTATCCTCCCAAGGCACAGGGAGGCATGGTCTTGAAGCAGAGATCACACAGGGGATCAGCGCTGCGTGGAAAGAGTTGA